Proteins encoded by one window of Tubulanus polymorphus chromosome 7, tnTubPoly1.2, whole genome shotgun sequence:
- the LOC141908793 gene encoding alpha-tectorin-like produces MVWGECGISYYWDASFDGVGDLRMTCSRYMNKVEGMCGNMDNNPSNDFQGHTNDAAIGSYISQHFMIQDDTALQKYPGCKVGHPAPVPTEPAKPFCKSQATLSTLDKICGAITRQFGQCYQTKKGELEDFKKDCIFDGCLAEAQVQSMKRDACSKVADAVQFCSESNFHLTVNIAECAAIGISLAIVINPGNNPPAKTSAQVVNGDKQTHNTPMALPPVAFSDQGSCVCDIEGDPHYITYDEVEIDFQGICKYTLSKSLLKNDHCAFNIEGKNEHRPDLVGDGVEVSFLRMLDIQMFNQKIRFLQDQKFEINGKSHGVSKTYSDPAGNFVIKPTGDDIVFDAMGKCKLYVKWDGMFQAKIRVDKGRYSGHMSGLCGNCNANKNDDWLLADLHTNVKGQPDADIKVGDSFKVHDDTATAKQNCAVVKTKVNTECKNKGFAKLIKGSSLCGIISNTRGHLAACASSKKLDATIYEKDCYFDACAVQAKGMQSMMRVACEAIKTFVEDCEGRGVSLTTNWRNQQLCKETCPANSVYRVEESGCVATCADPHAIAANCDMVHTQGCECKSGFVYHNHACIPVSQCPKSG; encoded by the exons ATGGTCTGGGGCGAGTGTGGTATCTCGTACTACTGGGACGCCAGTTTCGATGGTGTAGGCGATCTACGCATGACGTGTTCCCGCTACATGAATAAAGTCGAAGGAATGTGCGGTAACATGGATAATAATCCGAGCAACGATTTCCAAGGTCACACTAACGACGCGGCCAttggcagctatatttcaCAACACTTCATGATACAAGATGATACGGCACTTCAGAAATATCCCGG ATGCAAAGTCGGACACCCGGCTCCCGTTCCAACCGAACCTGCCAAACCGTTTTGCAAATCGCAAGCGACGCTGTCAACTTTGGATAAAATCTGCGGAGCTATAACGAGGCAATTCGGACAGTGTTACCAAACGAAAAAAGGCGAGCTCGAAGATTTCAAAAAAGATTGTATTTTCGACGGCTGTTTGGCGGAGGCACAAGTCCAAAGTATGAAGAGAGACGCGTGCTCTAAGGTCGCAGATGCAGTTCAATTTTGTAGCGAATCGAATTTCCATTTAACGGTCAATATAGCGGAGTGCGCGGCTATTG gaATTTCACTGGCGATTGTCATCAACCCTGGTAACAACCCACCAGCGAAAACATCCGCACAGGTGGTTAATGGAGACAAGCAGACTCACAACACACCCATGGCCCTCCCTCCTGTTGCTTTCTCCGACCAGGGAT cttGCGTCTGCGATATAGAAGGCGATCCGCATTACATTACGTATGATGAAGTTGAAATCGACTTCCAAGGAATCTGCAAGTACACCCTGAGCAAATCACTGCTCAAAAACGATCACTGCGCTTTCAACATCGAGGGTAAAAACGAACATCGCCCTGATCTCGTAGGAGACGGTGTAGAGGTGTCATTCCTTCGCATGCTCGACATTCAGATGTTTAACCAGAAAATCCGCTTCCTCCAAGACCAAAAATTCGAAATCAACGGCAAATCGCACGGCGTGTCCAAAACATACAGCGACCCAGCCGGTAATTTCGTGATCAAACCTACCGGTGACGATATAGTATTTGACGCTATGGGAAAGTGTAAATTGTACGTGAAATGGGATGGAATGTTCCAG GCAAAGATACGCGTTGATAAAGGCCGTTACAGCGGTCACATGTCCGGATTGTGCGGCAACTGTAACGCTAACAAAAACGACGATTGGTTATTGGCTGACCTCCACACGAACGTCAAAGGTCAACCGGATGCGGATATTAAGGTCGGAGATAGTTTCAAAGTGCACGATGACACTGCAACTGCTAAGCAAAA CTGTGCCGTCGTTAAAACAAAGGTAAACACAGAATGCAAGAATAAGGGATTCGCAAAATTGATCAAAGGCTCCTCATTGTGTGGAATTATCAGCAATACACGCGGACATCTGGCAGCCTGCGCCAGTTCGAAGAAACTGGACGCGACTATCTACGAAAAGGACTGTTATTTCGATGCTTGTGCGGTCCAGGCAAAAGGAATGCAAAGTATGATGAGGGTCGCGTGTGAAGCTATCAAGACGTTTGTTGAAGATTGTGAAGGTCGCGGCGTTTCGCTGACCACGAACTGGCGTAACCAGCAACTTTGCA AGGAAACGTGTCCAGCGAACTCGGTGTATCGGGTTGAGGAATCGGGCTGCGTAGCAACTTGCGCCGACCCGCACGCCATCGCGGCAAACTGTGACATGGTCCATACGCAGGGCTGTGAATGCAAAAGTGGATTCGTTTATCATAACCATGCGTGTATACCAGTTAGCCAAT gTCCGAAGAGTGGGTAG